GCACTTTGTGTTCGGTGCAATGGTTCTTACAACTGAGTCCAAAAGCATCCAACACTTTGTGTGTCCCTCTGAGGTTCTTTATCTCACAGTACAAGTGGAAGCTAACAGGATATTCAAACTAGTGCCTCAGCATTTGGGTCAACTTTTATCTCCCATAATCCCGCACCAAGTTTACTTTTAGACAAGCAAGTTTATTTATAGGGCCTTGaatccttttatttatttttttagtcttcAAAATAagatcacaaaaaaacaaccattGCCAATTTAATGAtacaaatttagttttttttcatatttttagtgtggcttttaaaaagtttaaatttttaatcacaaCCCTTCTCACAGTATTTTAAAACTCcactattttacatttgaaaccattttggtgtcattttggatttttcttcagTCTAAACTAAAGGTAAGTAATTTAATTACTGTTTAGATACAGGCCTGATGACtctcagatgacttttgacttgtccacttagctgcctgtgaggtttttctaaagtgaaatgagacattaaggatcAGTGGTGGACTTGTcttacatcactgtgactgcagaaatgctgcagtggcttaaccaaagtgtgttggaAGGGATAATAAAGCATATGATTTGATtgcgattaaaaaaaatgagtgcactaattgtgggcCTTTATTAATCATGATGAACTTGTTTAATCTCGACAGGCCTAATTTGTACTTTTCAGTCTACGCTTTAGAGCGCAAAGgaattttatcattaaaaaacattgttaCAATCAACAGGTCAATTTGTAACATGTCCTGAACACCCAGCACAAGCTTGAAGTGTTTACGGTCTCAAACCAAGAAGTATTGTGAGAGCTTATCACCCACAAATCTGTGGAAACTGAAACCACCCAAAGGACCGAGTTAATTTAATGAAAGGTCATGGAATGACCTTCAGCTTTCTTTACATAGTGCATATGTTACAAAGGCCTCACTTCATGGAGAGAATCTGTGTAAGATGTTGACATTTGCGACtgcactcaaaaaaaaaaaaatcttttcaataCATTTCTATTGTTGAActttaaagttattattttagacaaaatttattttaaagtcacttATTAAACTTTAGTTTGATCACAGTTTGACAACTGGAGAAGAtgagagtttaaaaagtaatgtaaatgtcatgttttacaGTCAGATACCTGCTTCAGAACCATGTTAAAATCAAAATCTTAAACCTTTTCCAATTTGAGGCACCTTTGACTGTAGTTAATCCAGAGCAGACAGCTCTGAGCACATCAGGAGTTTTAAGCAAAGAGCATAGAGACACACGGAAAGACTCCGTACAAGACAGACTTTGTATGATAGATTTATTAAGGCTTTAAATAATTGAAACCCATGTGGGTTTATAGTCAAAAACAGCATACCGATGTCACTAAATACACTGAACAGAAAGCTCACCTGTTAATAATAGGGATTAGTATCACAAAGATAGATGTGCGTCCATAAttacaataaacaaaaaaactttaagaCAGACATACATTCAAATACTTTCAGATGATTTTTACTCCTTTCAATTTTAATTCCAGCTTGTTTAATGTGTCAGAGCTTTGAATAAGTGATGACTACGGATTTTATTAAAACCTATTTTATAGTTCACTGAGATTACAAATCTTTGCAGATAAATTAACAGAACAGCTGAGGCTAAAACCATAGCATGAATATAGTGCCAGGGGTATGGATTATTATAGTCTGCTGcctatttataaaaaaaaagatggaggtGGCTATACTGATCAAATTAAAACAGGCATTATcttccaaataaataaatgtaaactgaACAGAtaaagtagtttaaaaaaacccttttaACAATCAAAACTGAGCTTGAAACTGCTTTCTACACTTATTTCAGCCATCATTGACTCTTTTATACTGCATGTATAAAAAGCAGCTATCAGGGGTGGGGATATACAACACAGAGAAGTATTGTGTTGTAAAGGAGGGAATGAGTGAGAGTAAGGAGGAGGAGTAAAGTCTTATGGCTTCTGTGAGAGGAGAGCAAAGAAGAGGCTGGCTTTGTTGTCATCCTAAATGTCCGAGCCCATCTCTGCACACTGTTTGTCTGATATGTGTGAAGCTAGAGACTCAATGATgtccaacagcagcagctggcTGAGAGATCGCAGGTTGGGGAGCTTGGATACCTTTGGGAGGGGAGgagagcaaaaaaagaaaaaaaatgagcgATAAATGAAGACAGTCGAACAGAGTAAAATGAGGAATAAATTCATCACTCATGCATGAAAAACTGAGGAGAAACAAAAAGAAGCTGAACAGAAACGCTGACAAAGGGTGAGAATTGAGGTCTTAGCTGTTCctttaaacaacaaacaataatCAGAGCGGCACTTTGACCCTCATCTCTACATGATGAAGTGCTTGTTCAGCCGGCCGGCTTGTAAACACTCTCCTCTTTACTTAGAAGATGGAGGATGATCCACTAGGAGGGCAAAGGATGTCAGTGTCCCGCAAAGCAGACCGGCCTACAGGGTTAGCTCAGCTGCAGCGAGTGGGCAGCAAACTCCCAGAGCTCCGGATACAAGGCCACCCACCTTGATGAACTGGTGCACAATTATGTGCAGGCAGTGCTTCTTCATGTCCAGAGCCTGAGTCTTATCAGCTGCCTCCAGAATCTGAAGCACAGAAACATTAACAAAATAAGAGGAGAGCAATGAGATGATTCACTCtggctgggaaaaaaaaacttcttcaaGTACAGGATGGAATCATTAAATTAGATCATCGCTTCCCCTTAGTAGGAAAAGACATGAATACCTGCAAGACATTCTCCACAGTGACATTCATCTCCAGATTCTGCTTACAGTAAGCCTGTAGACGGTTGTTTGAGAAGCCGTAGTAATACGGAGCAGCAAACAGATAGCTGTATGTCATGAGTCAAGGAgggaaaaacatttctgtgttgaaGCTTTTCATACAACAACATACAATGTGGTGTGTactgttttgtcagttttatgtaCACAGGAACTTAACATTGACACAGCTACAAACAGATCTAATGctaataaaatgattaaactctatgtcatgttttttacttagCATCTTTAAATAAGAGATTCAATAAAGGCTCACTGCAGTTTTACAATGCAGATGCATAAAAGGATTTCTATTAGAGATGCACAACTCAACTGATTGTAATATCGAATCATGATGTTTCATTTATCatttgttattgttatccacTGATTTATCATTGTATTTCAAATTTCTACATCATGTCATACCCATATTTAACATCAGATttctcatgatttaaaaataggACTCTTAAGTGTGCATCCCATAGTGTATACCTGaacatgactttttaatctACTGTTGAAGCCCCAACTTCTGGTTTTGTTAGTTAGTGACAAGAACTGATGGTAGAAATTGAAGATGTTTGGGGCACAGATGGTCTTGCAGTTAAGTTGTGCCACGTGTACGCAGGTAGCacgggttcaagtctggcctgtggctcctttcccgcatgtctctcccccacactctcatccctgtttcagtCTCTATCCACGGttttcctctctgaataaaggcataaaaaatctaaatatatatatcttgaaaaaaagaaaagaaatggaagaaaatttCTAACTATGGGAGAAAAAACAGAGTCCACAGCTTTCATTTAGAAAGCATGTCACTATCTCCCATACAGTAGGTTTTCTTTTGTTAATAATTTCCTCAATAAGTGAAAAGACAAATCATTTATCAGGTTTACTTCTGATGAATACATATAAAGCAGCCAGACTTTGACAAGGATACAGAGAATCTTCTGGAGGCATGTTGACATCGCCGTAGTAGATATAGCGCAGCATGGACTCAAAGGCCTGCTTACTTGGAACCATTTCACCAATGGAGATATTAACCTGACCGTCTTCTGGCATAAAGGAGCGAAACATCGCTTCAAAGTAACTGAGGAGGAATAAAGAATACAGATTTTAGAAAGTCTTAGATGTACCACTCAGCtgaaatggaccatgatttctCAAAGTGAAATCATTCATTCACACTCCTTATATATTTACATGTTCTGAGATGatacaaaatgaaatttttGATTATTGATTGTTCACTTctaaattattttctctttttcttttaatactGATCTATTAAAGCATAAATGAGAAATTAAAGTTGAAGCATTTACTtataaatataacatttttaatactggcttgcaaaaatgtaaatgactTTTGAACCTAAAAAGTAGTATTAAACTACTTCTATGTTAACTTAAGACCTGAGTCTGAGAGTTTCTCTACTGTTAATGCAGACACATCCTTATCCCAGCGCTGTTTCTACCTGGATCTGGCCGCCAGGATTGCCTTGTGAGCAGGTCGTGGGTGTCCGTCTAAGAGTAGGATGATGTCACAGAACTCTAGACCTCCTCCTTCCAGGTAAGCCTTCATGTCCTGGACCAGAGAGGTGCCGATGTCcacaggctggtctgagtacAGTCTGGGAGGGGGCTGCTGCTTTCGTCTCACTATCTCTACTATCAGCGGGGTGGACAGATGTTCAAACTCCTTTGTCATGATCACCTGGTTGAAATGTGACTCCTTCACCACAAAGTTAAGGCAATGTTCCTGCAGGAAGAAATGTTTGTTAAAGTAAATGGCATAATTGTATAGCTGCTTGTTTACTCACCTATTTAAGTAGAACATAAATTGTACTGAACTTTAACCACAAGGGGGCAGTAAAAGTATTTCATAAGTTATTGATCTTGAACATTTATCCAGATGTACCTTGAGTTGGTCCAGTTGTAGCTTGTTGGCATTTTCACAAACACTAAGGACATTCTGCAGGTCGACAGACGCCTCAATGTACTGCACACACAGCTGCTCCAGGCGGGACAGCTTAAAACTAAGAGCCAGTTTATAAACATCCATGATAAGAAGAACATCCTGCACATGACCTACAgagaaaatcaacaaaaagaCAACTGATCAGCTTCTTAAATCTCTCTTTGGTTCTAAAAATTACTACCCAAAGACGAATAAACATGGCTGTACCTCTGCGTGGGTACTGGATCTTGTCTGTGTAGAGAAACTGCATCAAAACTTCAAAAGGCTGGGCCTCCGCTTCCCTAATGGCTACCTCAAGCAGCGGCTGAGTGCGAGTGCCTGATCTGTGGCCTGCTGGGATATCCCTCTGGCCACCAGCTGCCCCATCATCACTTTCTTCGCTGCTCTCCTGTTTTGTCTTCTGTACACAAAGACAGAGGATTAAGTAACACTTCTACATGCTTTACTTTAAGATTCCCGCTGATGTTTCTCTACAGCAGTGACCTCAAAATGTTACAGATGTTGTACACAtaagctactttcacactgcctctcttttccgtgtctgttacgccttcgtTCCGCAACGCCATTCCGTATGAAAGCGACCATTCCGCAATGGGGGGTTgatctcgccccacctctgagaggtagtatcagagtcGTAACAGACCTTCACGCAACgagtgtgaaaggacgtcacGGCATTCCGCAACTGCCAGTGTGCGTTGCTGTTTCCATaaacgggagatttaaaaaccagcgcaGTTTAATCGAGCGGCATTTCATCGGAgaaaacaggataaaacaaagaataatgtggattgattggagagactgcgaggttagagagctgatcacactctgtacaggagaggagagagcagacataTCTTTGCTCACAGCAGcatctgaaaagttccatgatgtgttcaagtgagctcggtactctgaagtttcaGACCTCCAACGTAAATACGTGCTCTGTGACACTGCCTAaagacctccaactcagaaacatggaggaaaaaaagtctattggatctaatcaatcaaaatcaatgttcatgttatttttcctgtatttcatttagaaaatacaaagttttgacccaagaaatccagagtttccagtttcattgaaagcagcagctcgggcAGTGGCTGCCACCTGATTACGAGACACcagggtgtgtgtgtaagctcggGCGTGCGcagctctgttacacctttgtgtgaattgctcatTGCGGAACAGAGACGGGCATTCCTTTTCGCCTTTATTGTGGAATCTCTGTATAAAAACGGCTATAGTATAGTATGTATTAGGGTTGTCAGTTCTGGTGTTAATATACAAAAAATGTTGAGTGCAAAGTTTTATGGCACTTTGCAGTGAACATTAATGTAATTAGGGGCATGCATAAGGATGGAGatgacaaaacaacaaacagtcAGGTAAAATCCTTTCATTAACTTGCATCAGGATGAAACTAGGAGGCACAGGTGTATACTTGCATAACTACAACATCTAGTTTTTTATTAACTTAAGCTGTTAATGTTTCATctccataaaataaataataaatatcttCAGACAGCTCTGGCAGACTTTCATGTCTAGAGGATATGAAGTGTACTTGCAGTGTGGCTCTGACCTGTCGCTGCCTATCCCAAGCCTGCAAGATTTTCTTCCTTAGCCACTGACACCTTGCAGTCACGATGGCGATATGCCCCAAgactctctcctccctctgttCACAAAACAACAAGAGCACGAGAGGTGGATAAATCATCGTAGCTGGGTAAACTGGAAGTCATCTTTTCATCTCTATCACCTGTGAGAACCCACCTCTCCCAGGATAAACTCCACAT
The Cheilinus undulatus linkage group 5, ASM1832078v1, whole genome shotgun sequence DNA segment above includes these coding regions:
- the lztr1 gene encoding leucine-zipper-like transcriptional regulator 1 isoform X2, yielding MSCKSTKVAPSVDFDHSCSDSVEYLTLNFGPFETVHRWRRLPPCDEFVGARRSKHTVVAYRDAIYVFGGDNGKNMLNDLLRFDVKDCSWCRAFTTGTPPAPRYHHSAVVYGSSMFVFGGYTGDIYSNSNLKNKNDLFEYKFATGQWTEWKVEGSLPVARSAHGATVYNDKLWIFAGYDGNARLNDMWTISLQDRDHACWEEIDQSGEIPPSCCNFPVAVCRDKMFVFSGQSGAKITNNLFQFEFKGHMWTRIPTEHLLRGSPPPPQRRYGHTMVAFDRHLYVFGGAADNTLPNELHCYDVDSQTWEVIHPSMDSEMPSGRLFHAAAVIQDAMYIFGGTVDNNVRSGEMYRFQFSCYPKCTLHEDYGKLWENRQFCDVEFILGEREERVLGHIAIVTARCQWLRKKILQAWDRQRQTKQESSEESDDGAAGGQRDIPAGHRSGTRTQPLLEVAIREAEAQPFEVLMQFLYTDKIQYPRRGHVQDVLLIMDVYKLALSFKLSRLEQLCVQYIEASVDLQNVLSVCENANKLQLDQLKEHCLNFVVKESHFNQVIMTKEFEHLSTPLIVEIVRRKQQPPPRLYSDQPVDIGTSLVQDMKAYLEGGGLEFCDIILLLDGHPRPAHKAILAARSSYFEAMFRSFMPEDGQVNISIGEMVPSKQAFESMLRYIYYGDVNMPPEDSLYLFAAPYYYGFSNNRLQAYCKQNLEMNVTVENVLQILEAADKTQALDMKKHCLHIIVHQFIKVSKLPNLRSLSQLLLLDIIESLASHISDKQCAEMGSDI
- the lztr1 gene encoding leucine-zipper-like transcriptional regulator 1 isoform X1; this encodes MSCKSTKVAPSVDFDHSCSDSVEYLTLNFGPFETVHRWRRLPPCDEFVGARRSKHTVVAYRDAIYVFGGDNGKNMLNDLLRFDVKDCSWCRAFTTGTPPAPRYHHSAVVYGSSMFVFGGYTGDIYSNSNLKNKNDLFEYKFATGQWTEWKVEGSLPVARSAHGATVYNDKLWIFAGYDGNARLNDMWTISLQDRDHACWEEIDQSGEIPPSCCNFPVAVCRDKMFVFSGQSGAKITNNLFQFEFKGHMWTRIPTEHLLRGSPPPPQRRYGHTMVAFDRHLYVFGGAADNTLPNELHCYDVDSQTWEVIHPSMDSEMPSGRLFHAAAVIQDAMYIFGGTVDNNVRSGEMYRFQFSCYPKCTLHEDYGKLWENRQFCDVEFILGEREERVLGHIAIVTARCQWLRKKILQAWDRQRQKTKQESSEESDDGAAGGQRDIPAGHRSGTRTQPLLEVAIREAEAQPFEVLMQFLYTDKIQYPRRGHVQDVLLIMDVYKLALSFKLSRLEQLCVQYIEASVDLQNVLSVCENANKLQLDQLKEHCLNFVVKESHFNQVIMTKEFEHLSTPLIVEIVRRKQQPPPRLYSDQPVDIGTSLVQDMKAYLEGGGLEFCDIILLLDGHPRPAHKAILAARSSYFEAMFRSFMPEDGQVNISIGEMVPSKQAFESMLRYIYYGDVNMPPEDSLYLFAAPYYYGFSNNRLQAYCKQNLEMNVTVENVLQILEAADKTQALDMKKHCLHIIVHQFIKVSKLPNLRSLSQLLLLDIIESLASHISDKQCAEMGSDI